The Torulaspora delbrueckii CBS 1146 chromosome 1, complete genome DNA segment CTGGGTACACTTTTGGCCGATGTGTGGTGGAGAAGTTTCTACACACCAATGATATGAGTCGAATATACAGAGCACATCAGCTGTGCAATGAGGGATACCAGGTTTATTTTGACGGCTTAGTGACGACCGTGTGGTCTGCGCCTAACTACTGTTACAGATGCGGCAACAAGGCTTCAATCCTAGAACTTTACTCAACCAACGAGTTCTATTTCAACgtgtttgaagaagcacCAGAGAATAAACTCCTAAATGATAATGTCAACTTGCTGGTCACCAATAGCAAGGCCATTGCTGACTATTTCGACGATAACGTATCCGAACCACCACAGCAGGAAAATGCTGAGACTGACATATTCTCGGATGCATACCAGGCTCGctcagcttcatcaagacGAGTCGAATATTTTCTGTGATTTATATTCTGTATAGACCTATCTAATATCGCTACGAATAATACAACTCTAGATTGGTATCATTATGCACTTCATAGTCTCCTAAACTGAtatgatctttcaaaacagAACCTCCCTTTTGTAAGACAATCTTATTAGGCTGACATCCCAATTGTACAGAGAGTaccttcttgaaatctccCACGGAATCGTCTTCTAGGCATTTCACCCGCAATTTCTTACCCAAACGGTCATTTACCAGTACTTCGATCATAGCTCTGCTTAATATGAACCGGTTCCCAGCCAATTGACTTGCCTAAGCAGCTATAAGTTGGCTCATTCGATATCGAATATTTTGGCTCATCGCAAGTCCCTGAAAGAGCTTTCTGACAAGCCGATCGCTCACTAAACTCTatttaagaagaagatatttAAAGACAAGTAATAACCTACACAGACCGCTTCAAAAGACTTGCAAAAGTGGAATGGCGCCCTTCAACGtgctcttcatcgattCATATGATTCATTTACCTACAATGTGGTGCGATTGATAGAGAAGCAGTTAGTTAATGGACAAGAAGTTCACGTGACGACGGTTCACAACGATACTTTCACTCAAATGGCAGATCTAGTGGCCCAATTGCCGTATTTCGATTGTATTGTGGTGGGTCCAGGGCCCGGGAATCCAGTGAATGGGTATGATGATGTTGGACTCGTTTCTTCGCTGTTCAATTCGGATGAATTGGCTGAGGTACCGATTCTAGGTATCTGCTTGGGGTTCCAGGCTATGTGCTACTCGCAGGGGTGTctgattgaagaattgaataCTATCAAACATGGTCAAGTTTATCCTATTCTATTGTGTTCTGAGGAATCAAGCGAGCTCTTCTGTCAGTATCCTCAGACGTTTAACTCTGTTAGATACCATTCTTTGCACGTCAAGAATCTTGTACCTTCGATAGTCCCACTTGCACGTACTAATGATGAGAACGGGTCTTTGTTGATGGCAGCTGGGGTTAGAGATAAACCCTGGTTTGGTGTGCAGTACCATCCAGAGTCTTGTTGTTCTGAATTGGGTAGCACGCTTATTGAaaacttcttgaacatGGCCTACAAGGAAAATGTTCAGTCTGGTAGGTTCCAACGTAAGGAAAAGCTACGTCAAAAAGATGAGGCTCATTTTAGTCGCAAATTGAAAGAGCTCGATGGAACGATTGATAAAAGCTGTATTTACAAAAAAATCGAAATCAGTAATAGTGAGCAGCTCTGCATGAAAGAGTACGATGTGACCAAAGTACCTGAACTGACGT contains these protein-coding regions:
- the HUB1 gene encoding ubiquitin-like protein HUB1 (similar to Saccharomyces cerevisiae HUB1 (YNR032C-A); ancestral locus Anc_6.343), which codes for MIEVLVNDRLGKKLRVKCLEDDSVGDFKKVLSVQLGCQPNKIVLQKGGSVLKDHISLGDYEVHNDTNLELYYS